A window of Drosophila subobscura isolate 14011-0131.10 chromosome E, UCBerk_Dsub_1.0, whole genome shotgun sequence contains these coding sequences:
- the LOC117891174 gene encoding uncharacterized protein LOC117891174: MPPIPPKSMPSLPALLGQSPRAELTFQIKLLSGKTVVLVDCPGYESELFMPQIVKGRITMQNIMLNRRCCSESSLTTYPLVLRGGAGCVVQPVSSTPLRTSQRGNSSTPLARSTPTALSIRRISGGNKAMELTPEQARFQATPFEAEIQDFSPHLGMSTSNSSLESPGALLPPEMLSNTDSRSVSGTSSSNVNQIPPLGSSMRKPPPERTYTRRKPNAISKSTPTPTWSPLQKKKRLPAASATKVPNPVMKLEVRNRKLIVDANKSIPAYKVKTVISTPVVKKRIVQKQVTAKTRRQFEALKGTAFDLLTTSAQGTMAKELVKQFQDACMDKRATTVPNYAELSASSPLELDHEVKCLLAKRKRLQHISSNKPKPWMKLT; encoded by the coding sequence ATGCCGCCCATACCACCAAAATCGATGCCGTCGTTGCCGGCGCTGCTGGGCCAGAGTCCGCGGGCGGAGCTAACATTCCAAATAAAGCTGCTGTCTGGAAAGACGGTGGTGCTGGTGGACTGTCCGGGCTATGAAAGTGAGCTGTTCATGCCGCAGATTGTCAAAGGTAGGATAACGATGCAAAACATCATGCTGAATCGTCGGTGCTGCAGTGAGTCCAGCCTGACCACATACCCGTTAGTACTAAGAGGCGGCGCGGGCTGTGTGGTTCAGCCTGTAAGCAGCACTCCGTTGAGAACATCGCAGAGGGGGAACTCGTCTACACCTCTGGCGAGAAGCACGCCAACAGCACTTTCCATTCGTCGAATCAGCGGTGGAAACAAGGCCATGGAACTGACACCAGAACAAGCGCGTTTCCAAGCAACTCCATTTGAAGCCGAGATCCAGGACTTTTCTCCTCATCTGGGCATGTCAACTTCCAACTCCAGCTTGGAGTCCCCTGGTGCGCTTCTGCCGCCTGAAATGTTGAGCAACACAGACTCGAGGAGTGTGTCTGGCACTTCCAGTTCTAATGTGAACCAAATTCCACCGCTGGGAAGCTCTATGCGTAAGCCGCCACCGGAGCGCACTTACACGCGCCGCAAGCCCAACGCGATCAGCAAATCCACGCCGACGCCCACCTGGTCACCGctacaaaagaagaaacgtCTACCGGCAGCATCTGCGACAAAGGTACCAAATCCGGTCATGAAGCTAGAGGTGCGCAATCGGAAACTCATTGTGGATGCCAACAAGAGCATTCCAGCGTACAAAGTGAAGACCGTTATCAGCACGCCTGTTGTCAAGAAGCGAATCGTCCAAAAGCAGGTGACTGCGAAAACAAGAAGACAATTTGAGGCACTCAAGGGCACGGCCTTTGACCTGCTGACTACATCGGCCCAAGGAACAATGGCCAAAGAGTTGGTCAAACAGTTTCAGGATGCCTGCATGGACAAGCGTGCCACCACAGTGCCCAACTATGCAGAGCTGTCCGCCAGCTCTCCGCTGGAACTCGACCACGAGGTGAAGTGTTTGCTGGCGAAACGAAAGCGATTGCAGCATATATCCAGTAACAAGCCAAAGCCATGGATGAAGCTAACGTGA
- the LOC117892239 gene encoding CSC1-like protein 1, with product MSDADNLPYCSQVANRTSFFTSAYNGIPETLILNTIFWVLLILLFTTLRHQASDFGRLALVNSNGSKKRWTEIFYSRATSILEPQPGTSTQATPRPSVNSQNSGDSTPLSPVQPEQGLFGWIWVTFKLRKETILLHTGPDAVHYLSFQQHLMAVMSLVTLISLAVILPVNFLNGPKDTPYDVNAFGRTTMANLSPDSPWLWVHTIITILYIPLVVLIMRRASGRNAFKKAATRTIMISNISSSDRNKTVVRNYMQELFPDVTIESVSIAYNISRLYVRNAEYERIHDARVYCEHHRNRDTLMAKPDMCSCKKENAYEYYQREERKLSGDVARLRASTMNEPLDIAFLTVSTVQEAQNIVTHFTPGTYRQWEMMFAPSPDDLFWENLNVNKSHWYLKFFCVNFVLFLFLFFLTTPVMVVNLLNSRPWLKDTEGKISPLVSEFLPTLMLWTLSALMPVIVAISDKWMGHYTRSKQNYSIMTKCFSYLLLMILILPSLGLTSAQALLEWGFTNETGRWQCIFLPDRGSFYVNYIITAAFIGTALELLRFPELIVYIWSLLKANSKAETPHIRKSILIEFPFGTHYAWTTLVFTIAIVYSIFCPLIMPFAMVYICLKHFVDRHNLYFAYGPSNMISRKGGKIHSTAVTMTKFSVVILVFVMAMICYFRGDDGMARFLLLIISLAITLTLFTFMSPIKRCAATRRPSIVEIAGPAPVYVPDVLKDHGIRTSSVRPSVAGFGGYGSDNVSDYDSSQYSVNSVET from the exons ATGTCGGACGCGGATAACCTACCCTACTGCTCTCAAGTGGCTAATCGCACCTCTTTCTTCACGAGCGCCTACAATGGAATACCGGAGACTCTGATATTGAATACAATATTCTGGGTTTTGCTCATTCTGCTGTTCACAACTCTGCGGCATCAAGCGAGCGACTTTGGCCGCCTGGCGCTGGtcaacagcaatggcagcaagaAGCGCTGGACGGAGATATTCTATTCGCGAGCGACCAGCATTTTAGAGCCCCAGCCAGGCACCTCCACGCAGGCCACACCGCGACCGAGCGTCAACTCTCAAAACAGCGGCGACTCCACGCCACTGTCGCCGGTGCAGCCCGAACAAGGTCTCTTTGGCTGGATTTGGGTCACGTTTAAGCTGCGGAAGGAGACAATCTTACTGCACACCGGCCCCGATGCAGTCCACTACTTGTCCTTCCAACAGCACTTAATGGCCGTCATGTCTCTGGTGACCCTCATCTCTCTGGCTGTCATTTTGCCCGTGAACTTCCTGAACGGGCCCAAGGATACGCCGTACGATGTGAATGCCTTTGGCCGGACAACAATGGCCAACCTGTCGCCAGATTCTCCTTGGCTCTGGGTGCACACAATCATTACCATTTTGTACATTCCACTGGTGGTGCTAATCATGCGGCGCGCCTCTGGCCGCAATGCATTCAAAAAGGCTGCCACACGGACAATCATGATATCGAACATCTCGTCCAGCGATCGCAACAAGACCGTAGTGCGCAACTACATGCAGGAGCTCTTCCCAGACGTAACCATCGAGAGTGTCAGCATTGCGTACAACATTTCTCGTCTCTATGTGCGCAACGCCGAGTACGAGAGGATACACGATGCTCGTGTATACTGTGAACACCATCGGAATCGGGACACGTTAATG GCCAAGCCGGACATGTGCTCGTGCAAAAAGGAGAATGCTTACGAATATTATCAGCGAGAGGAGCGTAAATTATCGGGGGATGTGGCCCGTTTGCGTGCCTCCACAATGAACGAGCCGCTGGACATAGCCTTTCTCACCGTGTCGACGGTGCAGGAGGCGCAGAACATTGTCACGCACTTCACGCCCGGCACGTACCGCCAGTGGGAAATGATGTTTGCCCCGTCGCCCGACGACCTCTTCTGGGAGAACCTCAATGTGAACAAGAGCCATTGGTATTTGAAATTCTTTTGCGTCAACTTTGTGctcttcctgttcctgttcttCCTCACAACGCCGGTGATGGTGGTCAATCTGCTGAATAGTCGACCCTGGCTGAAAGATACGGAGGGCAAAATCTCACCCTTGGTGTCCGAGTTCCTGCCCACCCTGATGCTGTGGACGCTCTCCGCGCTGATGCCGGTGATTGTGGCCATTTCGGACAAGTGGATGGGCCACTACACACGCTCGAAGCAGAACTACTCAATCATGACCAAGTGCTTCAGCTACCTGTTGCTGATGATTCTGATATTGCCATCGCTGGGACTGACCTCGGCCCAGGCCCTGCTGGAGTGGGGCTTCACCAACGAAACCGGACGCTGGCAGTGCATCTTCCTGCCGGATCGTGGCTCCTTTTACGTCAACTACATCATCACTGCTGCGTTTATTGGTACTGCATTGGAGCTTTTGCGATTCCCCGAATTGATTGTCTACATTTGGTCTCTGCTGAAGGCCAACTCCAAGGCGGAGACGCCCCACATCCGCAAATCCATATTGATCGAGTTCCCCTTTGGTACCCACTACGCATGGACCACGCTCGTCTTCACCATTGCGATTGTGTACAGCATCTTCTGTCCGCTCATCATGCCCTTTGCCATGGTCTACATCTGCCTCAAGCACTTCGTGGATCGTCACAACTTGTACTTTGCGTACGGACCCTCCAATATGATATCCCGCAAGGGCGGCAAGATCCACTCAACGGCGGTGACCATGACCAAGTTCTCGGTGGTGATCCTGGTGTTTGTGATGGCCATGATATGCTACTTCCGCGGGGACGATGGCATGGCccgcttcctgctgctcatcATCAGTTTGGCCATAACCCTGACCCTGTTCACGTTCATGTCTCCCATTAAACGTTGTGCGGCCACCCGTCGTCCCAGCATTGTGGAGATAGCTGGCCCGGCCCCCGTCTATGTGCCCGACGTACTCAAGGATCATGGCATACGGACCAGCAGTGTGCGGCCCTCAGTGGCCGGTTTCGGCGGTTACGGCTCGGACAACGTGTCTGACTACGACAGCTCCCAGTATAGTGTGAACAGCGTGGAGACGTAA
- the LOC117891173 gene encoding TWiK family of potassium channels protein 7, with protein sequence MSSRRSSFRRKEKPAFQRFKDHCRHFTAFMFSNVGIILLVTFYTIGGAFIFQAIEIFEYERLKSQKPHRFIERNVSGECLTRIWELTAENISFFDHQAYRKRVNDVLLEYQRAIVKKQLKGPDVEQWSFSGAFLYSLTVITTIGYGNITPHSEWGKLATILYAIIGMPLFLLYLSNIGDVLAKSFKWIYSKVCLCRICPGVAKRRIIRERRKMRHLARALQMHHMESGGGSSSYSSSSSTTNSNSSSSSTDYTKSSHPSSSIVDLAYSGSDSDIEREIRGSTDEITVPLTVCIFVMVGYIMWGALLFGRWEDWNYLDGSYFCLISLSSIGFGDLVPGDRVITADRDKVEVSFILCAVYLLLGMAVIAMCFNLMQEEVVHNIRAIKRGFKACFRCRSS encoded by the exons ATGTCCTCACGGCGGAGCTCGTTCCGCCGGAAGGAGAAGCCAGCATTTCAAAGGTTCAAGGATCACTGCCGCCACTTCACGGCCTTTATGTTCAGCAATGTGGGCATCATACTGCTAGTCACCTTCTACACGATTGGGGGCGCCTTCATCTTCCAGGCCATCGAAATCTTCGAATACGAGCGACTCAAGTCGCAGAAGCCGCATCGGTTCATCGAGCGCAATGTCAGCGGGGAGTGCCTCACGCGCATTTGGGAGCTGACGGCCGAGAACATTAGTTTCTTCGACCACCAGGCGTACAGAAAACG TGTCAATGATGTGCTGCTGGAGTACCAGCGGGCGATTGTAAAGAAACAGCTGAAGGGGCCCGATGTGGAGCAATGGAGCTTCTCCGGGGCCTTCCTCTACTCGCTGACAGTCATCACAACGATCGGATATGGCAATATAACACCGCACTCCGAGTGGGGTAAGTTGGCGACCATTCTGTATGCCATCATCGGTATGCCCTTGTTCCTGCTCTACCTCTCAAACATTGGCGATGTGCTGGCCAAGTCCTTCAAGTGGATCTACTCCAAGGTCTGCCTGTGCCGTATATGTCCTGGCGTGGCCAAGCGCCGGATCATACGGGAAAGACGAAAGATGCGCCACCTTGCGAGGGCG CTCCAAATGCACCATATGGAAAGTGGCGGCGGGAGCAGTAGCTACTCCAGCAGTAGTTCTACCACCAACAGCaatagtagcagcagcagtaccgaCTACACGAAGAGCTCTCATCCCAGCTCCAGCATCGTGGATTTGGCGTACAGCGGATCCGATTCGGATATCGAGCGAGAGATACGCGGCAGCACGGACGAGATAACTGTCCCTCTGACAGTCTGCATATTCGTCATGGTCGG GTATATTATGTGGGGTGCCTTGCTCTTTGGTCGCTGGGAGGACTGGAACTACTTGGATGGCAGCTACTTCTGCTTAATCTCGCTCAGCAGTATTGGATTTGGTGATCTGGTGCCAGGTGATCGGGTG ATAACCGCCGATAGGGACAAAGTTGAGGTCAGCTTTATCCTCTGTGCCGTATATCTTTTACTAGGAATGGCCGTGATTGCCATGTGCTTCAATCTGATGCAG GAGGAGGTTGTCCACAATATACGAGCCATTAAACGGGGATTCAAAGCCTGCTTCCGTTGTCGCAGCTCTTAG